Proteins from one Pelodiscus sinensis isolate JC-2024 chromosome 21, ASM4963464v1, whole genome shotgun sequence genomic window:
- the PAFAH1B1 gene encoding platelet-activating factor acetylhydrolase IB subunit beta — translation MVLSQRQRDELNRAIADYLRSNGYEEAYSVFKKEAELDVNEELDKKYAGLLEKKWTSVIRLQKKVMELESKLNEAKEEFTSGGPLGQKRDPKEWIPRPPEKYALSGHRSPVTRVIFHPVFSVMVSASEDATIKVWDYETGDFERTLKGHTDSVQDISFDHSGKLLASCSADMTIKLWDFQGFDCIRTMHGHDHNVSSVAIMPNGDHIVSASRDKTIKMWEVQTGYCVKTFTGHREWVRMVRPNQDGTLIASCSNDQTVRVWVVATKECKAELREHEHVVECISWAPESSYSTISEATGSETKKSGKPGPFLLSGSRDKTIKMWDISTGMCLMTLVGHDNWVRGVLFHSGGKFILSCADDKTLRVWDYKNKRCMKTLNAHEHFVTSLDFHKTAPYVVTGSVDQTVKVWECR, via the exons AAATCGAGCAATAGCGGACTACCTTCGATCTAATGGTTATGAAGAGGCATATTCcgtttttaaaaaggaagctgAGTTAGATGTG AATGAAGAGCTAGATAAGAAGTATGCTGGACTTTTGGAGAAAAAATGGACATCTGTTATAAGATTACAAAAGAAG GTTATGGAACTAGAATCTAAATTGAATGAAGCAAAGGAAGAATTCACATCAGGTGGACCTCTTGGTCAGAAACGAGACCCGAAAGAATGGATCCCTCGTCCTCCAGAGAAGTATGCATTGAGTGGACATAGGAGTCCTGTCACAAGAGTAATTTTTCATCCAGTTTTCAGTGTTATGGTCTCTGCTTCAGAGGATGCCACAATAAAG GTGTGGGATTATGAGACAGGCGATTTTGAACGAACCCTTAAGGGACATACAGACTCTGTGCAGGATATTTCTTTTGACCACAGTGGCAAACTCTTGGCCTCCTGTTCTGCTGATATGACCATTAAGCTATGGGACTTCCAGGGCTTTGATTGTATCAGAACCATGCACG GTCATGATCATAATGTTTCTTCAGTAGCTATCATGCCCAATGGAGATCACATAGTCTCTGCTTCAAGGGATAAAACTATCAAAATGTGGGAAGTTCAAACAGG TTATTGTGTGAAGACTTTCACGGGACACAGAGAATGGGTGCGCATGGTGCGACCTAATCAGGATGGTACCCTGATTGCCAGCTGTTCTAATGACCAGACAGTGCGTGTTTGGGTGGTAGCAACAAAGGAATGCAAAGCTGAGCTCCGAGAACATGAGCATGTGGTAGAATGCATTTCTTGGGCTCCTGAGAGCTCATACTCCACCATATCGGAAGCTACAGGATCCGAG ACTAAGAAGAGTGGTAAGCCTGGGCCTTTCCTGCTGTCTGGATCCAGAGACAAGACCATTAAGATGTGGGACATtagcactggcatgtgccttatGACACTT GTGGGCCATGATAACTGGGTACGTGGTGTTTTGTTCCATTCTGGAGGAAAATTTATTTTGAGCTGTGCTGATGACAAGACCCTACGTGTCTGGGACTACAAGAACAAACGATGTATGAAAACCCTTAATGCGCACGAACACTTTGTTACCTCTTTGG ATTTCCACAAGACAGCACCATATGTGGTTACTGGCAGTGTAGATCAAACAGTAAAAGTGTGGGAGTGCCGTTGA